The following proteins come from a genomic window of Candidatus Binatia bacterium:
- a CDS encoding SDR family NAD(P)-dependent oxidoreductase produces MENGAGSAGERTALVTGGGRGIGRAIALALAADGFRVLAVGRDLPRLRAVAAEAAGIDVYAADLAIAAERDRLISHAAAWAPRLSLLVNNAAVQHDGGLEATAAVRAERALQLNLLAPIALAAGLLAPLQAGQGTVVNVTSILARHPRVTAPVYCGTKAGLRVFTIAFRDLLRDRGVAVVELVPPLVDTDMTSGRGRRKIPPEEVARALLAGLHRGAERIDVGWARPFRWIDRLCPALAARIVRNS; encoded by the coding sequence ATGGAAAACGGTGCGGGTTCCGCCGGCGAGCGCACGGCATTGGTGACCGGCGGCGGTCGGGGAATCGGTCGAGCGATCGCGCTGGCCCTGGCCGCCGACGGCTTCCGTGTGCTGGCCGTGGGGCGCGACCTTCCCCGCTTGCGGGCGGTGGCCGCCGAGGCCGCCGGGATCGACGTGTACGCCGCCGACCTTGCGATCGCGGCGGAACGCGACCGGTTGATCTCCCACGCCGCCGCCTGGGCACCGCGCCTGAGTCTGCTCGTGAACAACGCGGCAGTGCAGCACGACGGCGGCCTGGAGGCCACGGCGGCGGTGCGCGCCGAACGCGCGCTGCAGCTCAACCTGCTGGCGCCGATCGCGCTGGCGGCCGGTCTGCTGGCCCCTTTGCAGGCGGGGCAGGGGACGGTCGTCAATGTGACGTCGATTCTGGCCCGGCACCCCAGGGTGACGGCGCCGGTATATTGCGGCACAAAGGCGGGACTGCGCGTGTTTACGATCGCGTTTCGCGATCTTCTGCGCGATCGCGGCGTTGCGGTCGTGGAGCTGGTCCCGCCACTGGTCGACACCGACATGACGTCGGGTCGAGGTCGGCGGAAAATTCCTCCCGAGGAGGTCGCACGTGCGTTGCTCGCCGGCTTGCACCGGGGCGCCGAACGGATCGATGTGGGATGGGCGCGCCCGTTCCGGTGGATCGATCGTCTGTGCCCGGCACTGGCGGCGCGAATCGTGAGGAATTCATGA